DNA sequence from the Bradyrhizobium diazoefficiens genome:
CGTCCACCTTGGGACCGAGCTCGGCGAGCTTGTTCTCGGTGGAGCGGAGTTGATCGGTGATCTCGCTCATCCGGCCGCGCTCCGCCTTGGCGATCTCGGCTTCGTTCTGCGCAATCTGCTGCTGCATGCCGGCGATGTTGGCGCGCTGGGCGCCGATATCGGCCTGCAGCTTGGCGTCCTCGCGCTGAAGGGCCAGGATCCGCGTCTTCGGCGTATAGCCCTGTTCGTAGAGATGCTGCGCACCATTCATCTCGTCGGCCAGAAGCTCGCGCTGCTTCTCGGTGCCGGTGAGCTGGGCCTGCGTGCCGCCGATCTGCGCGTTCAGCTCGGCGATCTTGCCCTTGAGCACGGCCGTTTCCGCTTCGAACTGATGCTTTCGCGCGGCCATCATCGCGATCTCGTTCGCCATCGCCTGGCGCAGCGCGGGCTTTGCGTCCTTGGGATCGACACCGAAGTCTGGGGCGGCTCGTCCGTCCCGCTCGGCCATCAGCCGCGCTTCTGCGGCAAGAGCGGCATCGCGATCGGCAACGAGGACCTCGAGCTTGGCCCGGGGATCGCTGTCGTCGAGCACGAGCAGAAGCTGCCCCTTCTCGACATGGGCGCCGTCGCGCACCAGAAGCTGGCGGATGACGCCGCCATAGGGATGCTGCACGCTCTGGCGCCGTCCCTCGACCTGGAGGTTGCCACTGGCGATCGCGGCGCCCGATATCGGCGCAAGAGTGCCCCACAGCGTCATCGCCGACGCAAACGCGCCGATCACGATGGCGCCGACCAGCGCGGGCCGTCCCGGCCGCGCATAATAAGCGCGCTCGCGATCGGCGATATAGGTCGCGGTGCTCATGATGCGGAAGCCCGTGCGGCAGCCTGCTGCTGCAAGGCCTGGTAGACCTCGCCGGGCGGGCCGAGCATGTCGAGCATGCCGCTCCTCAGCACCATCATGACGTCGACGATGTCGAGGATGGTGGTGCGGTGGGTGATGACGATGACGGCGCCGCCATCGGCCTTGGCCTTGAGCAAAGCGGCCTTCAGCGCTTCCTCGCCCGGCGCGTCGAGATTGGCGTTGGGTTCGTCGAGCACCAGCAGCGGCGGCCGGCCAAGCAAAGCGCGCGCGAGGCCGAGCCGTTGGCGCTGTCCGCCTGACAGGCCAACGCCCCCGACGCCGAGTCGCGTGTCGTATTGCCGGGGTAGATCGAGCACCATGTCGTGGATGCCGGCGCGGACCGCGGCATCGATGATCTCGTCGGTCGAAGCATCGCCGAAGCGCGCGATGTTTTCGCGCACGGTACCGGCGAAGAGGCCGACATCCTGCGGCAGATAGCCGACATGGCGGCCGAACTCGACGGGGTTCCAGTGATTGTAGTCGAGCCCGCCGAAGCACAGCCGCCCGGCGGCGGGCGCCATCGCGCCGACCAGGAGGCGCGCCAGGGTGCTCTTGCCCGAGCCGCTCGGGCCGACGATGCCCAGCGCCTGGCCGCCGGCCAGTTCGAAGGACAGGCCCTTCAGCACAGGTTCGGGGCGCGAGGGCAGTTCGCAGACGAGCTCGCGTACCTCGACGGTGTTGCGCTGCTTCGGCACGATGGTCTGCGGTACGGTCAGATCGACGGTCGCAAGCAGCTCGCGCACCTGCGTGTAGGAATCGCGCGCGCCGATGAACTGCTTCCAGGTGCCGACCGCCTGTTCGACCGGGACCAGCGCCCGGCCCATGACGATGCTAGCGGCAAAGATCGTCGCGGGCGTGATGGCATGGTCGATCGCCAGCCAGGCGCCGGTGCCGAGCATCAGTGATTGCAACAGCAGGCGGAAGAAGCGGATTGAGGACGTCATCACCGCGTTCTTGTCGCTGGCGATCGCTTGCTGCACCAGCATCGCCGAGCGCTGGCTCTGCCAGTTGCGCTCGACCGCCGGCTGCATGCCCATGCCGCGGATCACGTCGGCATGGCGCAGCACATTCTCGGTGAAGACGTAGGACTGGTTGCCGGACGCCTCGGCTTGCTTCATCGGCGAACGGGTCAGGACCTCGTTGACGCCGGCAAGCCCGAGCAGCAGCAGCGCGCCGATGGTGGCGACGAGGCCGAGCAGGGGATGAATGAAGAACAGCAGCAGCAGGTAGATCGGAATCCAGGGCAGGTCGAACGCAAAATAGATTCCGGATCCGGTCACGAAGGTGCGGAACTGGTCGAGGTCACGCAGTTGCTGTGCGCCCCGCGAAGCGCCGCGCTCGGCGGATCGCACCACCAGCGCCTCGAACACGCGCCTCGACAGCTCCATGTCGAGCCGGATGCCGCAGCGGATCAGGATCCAGGCGCGCACCGCGTCGAGGCCGGCCATGGTCAGCAGCGCAATGGCGAGAATGAGCGTGAGCAGGACGAGGGTGGAGATGTTTTCGTTGAGCAGGACGCGGTTGTAGACCTGCATCAGATAGAGCGGTGAGGACAGATAGAGCAGGTTGATCGCGCTCGAAAACAATCCGGCCCAGAGAAAATGCGGCCAGAGCTTCAGCAAGGCTTCGCGAACCTCGTCGCTGCGTCGATACGGCGGCTCTGCCGCCTCATCCGCGACGGTCGAAAGTGCTGCCGCCATCTGAATGTCCTCAGGGTGTGAAACGAAACTGCGCCGGGACGCTGGCGGACTTACACGAAGCGTGACGCGGGGCCTGAGCCCCACGTCACATGTTTGTCATCTGGAGGGCGACTTAGACCAGCCCGTGGAGGAGACCACCGACATCGAGATGGCCGACATCGGCACTGAGGCCGACGGCGGTCGGTGCGGAGATCGAGGCATCGATGCCCCCGGTTCCCGCAAGGCCTGACGCTGAGGCGTGAATGCTGGGATTGGTTTCGATCAGCGCGCCCACGTCGAGCGTGTGGGACAGATCGACCGAACCGCTGGCGCCGGCCGTCACACTTCCACCTGCACCGGCGCTGCCTGACAGCGCACCTGTTGCTGTTCCAAGCAAGCCATCGACCGTGCCGAGCAGGTTTCCGAGAAGAGCCATGTGAACTCCTTTGAGTTGGCAGTTGAGATCGCGACAGAATGGTCGCTGCCCAAGAAGTCGCGCCAACGCTGAAGGTTGCGGACTCACATGCGGCCATTTGGTGCTGATTTGTTGGACGAGGAACTTGTGGCGGGGAGGGTACCGCGGTTGACTCCACAACAGTGGAGTATGCACATATGCCGCAGACCGCTACCATGGGCCGCTCTCGGAGCACGGGAGCCAGCAGCAAGCGGAGGCGGCATGAGCGGGCAGGAACGGAAACTCAAAGGATCGGACCTGTTCGTCGCGGCGCTCGAAAACGAAGGCGTCGACCGGATCTTCGGCGTGCCTGGCGAAGAAAATCTCGACCTCGTCGAGTCGCTGCGCACCTCCAGGATCGAGCTGGTCCTGACCCGCCACGAGCAGGCCGCTGCCTTCATGGCCGCGACCCATGGCCGCTTGACCGGCAAGCCCGGTGTATGTCTCTCCACGCTGGGCCCCGGCGCGCTCAATCTGTCCACGGGTGCGGCCTATGCGCATCTCGGCGCGATGCCGATGATCCTCATCACCGGCCAGAAGCCGATCATGAGCAGCCGGCAGGCGCGCTTCCAGATCGTGGACGTGGTCGCGACCATGAAGCCGCTGACGAAGCTGTCGCGACAGATCGTCAGCGCCTCCTCGATTCCAACCGTCGTGCGCGACGCATTTCGCGTGGCGATGGAGGAGCGGCCGGGACCCGTGCATCTCGAACTGCCCGAAGACATCGCGGGCGAGAAGGTGGCGGCTGTTCCCGTGATCCCGATCCATCCGATCGAAATCCCCGTCGCCCACCGTGCCGCGCTCGACCGTGCGGCCGAAATGATTTTGGCCGCAAAGTATCCGCTGGTGATGATGGGCGCCGCCACCAGCCGGCCGCGCTCGACCCACGGCATCGCAAGCTTCGTGCGGCGGACCGGCATCCCGTTCTTCACCACGCAGATGGGAAAAGGGACCGTGCCCGGCGGCACCAATCTCTACATGGGCACCGCGGCGCTGTCCGAACGCGACTATGTCCACGACGCCATCGACGCCGCCGATTTGATCGTGGCGATCGGCCACGACCCGATCGAGAAGCCGCCCTTCATCATGGGGCCGTCGGGTCCGAACGTCATTCACGTCAGCTACACCTCGGCCAGCGTCGAGCAGGTGTATTTTCCCGACGCCGAGGTCGTCGGTGACGTCGGCCCGAGCCTGGAGCTTCTGGCCGACCGGCTCGAAGGCAAGCTGCCGCAGGCGGCGGCGCTGTTGCCGCTCCGAGAAGAGATCCTCAACCGCATCGCCGATCGCGCCAGCGAGGGGCGCTGGCCGCCGACGCCGCAGCGCATCGTGCACGACATCCGGCAGGTCATGCCCGAGAACGGCATCGTCGCGCTCGACAACGGCATGTACAAGATCTGGTTCGCGCGCAACTACCGCACGCGCGTCGCCAACACGCTGCTGCTCGACAACGCGTTGGCTACGATGGGCGCGGGTCTGCCGTCGGCGATGATGGCGGCGATGCTTTATCCCGATCGCCGCGTGCTCGCAGTCGCCGGTGACGGCGGCTTCATGATGAACAGCCAGGAGATGGAGACCGCCGTCCGCCTCAAGCTCAACCTGGTCGTGCTGGTGCTGGAGGACAACGCTTACGGCATGATTCGCTGGAAGCAGGCCGTCGACCATTTCGCCGATTACGGCATGAGCTTTGGTAATCCCGACTTTGCGCTCTATGCCAAGGCCTATGGCGCCAAGGGCCACCGCATCACGAGCATCGACAGCTTTGGACGGACGTTAGACGCGGCGTTTAGGGAGGGCGGTGTGCACCTCCTCTCGATCCCGATCGACTATTCGGAGAACGTGCGGGTGCTCGTTGACGAGCTGCGCGCGCACGAGACGTCGAAGACGTGATTTGTTAGACGCTCTCGCCTCATCGTCATTGCGGGCGCAGCGAAGCAATCCAGAATCTTACCGCGGACGCAGTCTGGATTGCTTCGCTGCGCTCGCAATGACGGAGCGAGTGGTCGAGACCTTCTGCCATGATAACCGCACTTGTGTCGCGATCTTCAATCGCCGACACTCCCAATCATCCAACCAACCACAGGAATATGAAATGGCTCGCGTTCGCTGTATCACTGAGATGGGCATGGGGGTTGACGTTCACGGCAGGGACGCGACCAAGGCGGCGAAGCGCGCGGTGTCGGATGCCATCCGGCATTCGAGCCTCGGCTTCTTCCGGATGATCGGCAAGACCGCGAATGACATGTTCGTCGATGTCACGATCGCCGTGCCCAACCCGGAAAGCGTGGACACGGATGCGGTTGCGAAGGAGCTCCCTTACGGCACCGTGACCGTCAACGCGGTCAAGGGCGGGCTGGAGATTCCCTCGGCCACGGAACAGGCGAATGACCCCATTCTCATCGCCAATGCGGCCGTGATCGTCAGCTTCGACAAGGACTGAGCCGGTGTCCGACAGCGATGTGGCGCTGCTGGATCGTCCGATCTGGAGCGCGCTGACGACGAGCCAGAAGCACCTGGCGGAGGGCGGGCCGCGCGCGCTGCGCTATCCCGTGGACATGACGCCGTTTGCCGACATGATCGACATGTCGGAGGAAAGCTTCGCCGCGCTCGGTGACGTCATGTCGCCGTCGCAGGTTGCCGCGCTGTTTACGACGGAGCCGGTCGACGTTCCCGCCAATTTCAAGGTCGTGCTATCAGAGACCGGCGAGCAGATGATCGGCTCGCCCGCCGATAGTCCATTGCGCGACGCCGAGATCGTGACGCTCGGTGCAGCCGACGTTCCCGCGATGATGGCGCTGACGGAGTTGACCAAGCCAGGGCCGTTCGCCGCGCGGACGCATGAGCTCGGCACGTTCCTGGGCATTCGCGCCGGCGGCGAACTGGTCGCGATGACCGGCGAGCGGATGAAGCCGGGCAAATTCACCGAGATGACGGCGGTCTGCGTCCATCCCGACTATCGCGGGCGCGGCTACGCGCAGGCGCTGCTCGCGGCGGTCGCGCGCCAGATCGAGGCGCGTGACGAAATTCCGTTCCTGCACGTGTTTACGAACAACAAATCCGCGACCGCACTCTATCAGCGCCAGGGCATGCGCATCCGTCGCCGCCTGTACGTGACGGCGTTCATGAAGTAGGGATGACGGCCCGGCGGCGTGCGCCGGGCCGTTCGGGGAGGGGCCAATCCATGGATGCCAGAACACCAGATTTTTCCGCGGCGCGGACAGCAATGCAGCGCTACGTCGATCAGGAGATCGTTCCCGGCGTGTCCTGGGCGTTGCTGCGGGGGCGCGAGGTGGTCGATCAGCAATGCGTCGGCTTCGCCGATCGCGAGGCGAAGACGGCGCTGCGCCCGGACCACATTTTCCGCGCGTTCTCCAACACCAAGATTTTCGTCACAAGCGCGATCATGCTGCTGGTCGAGGAAGGCCGCATCGGCCTCGATGACGCGATCGAGAAATTCCTGCCGCGGCTCGGCCATCGCAAGGTGCTGAAGCAGGGCGCGGCGAGTCTGGCCGATGTCGAGCCGGCGAAAAGCCCGATCACGGTCCGCCAGCTTCTGACTCATACGTCCGGCCTCAGCTACGGCATCTTCGATCCCGGCACGGTGCTGTTCAAAGGCTACAACGATGCGCGTGTGCTCAATCCGCTGACGCCGCTGACCGACATGATCGACAAGCTTGCCGATCTGCCGCTGTCCTATCATCCGGGTACGTCTTGGGAATATTCCGTAGCGACCGACGTGCTCGGCCGCGTCGTGGAAGTTGTCTCGGGCAAATCCCTCGACGCCTTCTTCAAGACGCGGATATTCGATCCGCTCGGCATGACCGATACCGGCTTCGCCCTGCCCGAAGCGCAGCAGGGCAGGCTGGTTGCGCACTACACCGGCGCCGACGTGCTCGATCCGATGAAGCCGGGCCTCACGCGCGCCGACAATCTGCCGTATCCGCAGGCATATGTGCGGCCATTCCCGCGGCTGTCCGGCGGCGGCGGTCTGGTCTCGACCTTGCCGGATATGCTCGCACTGGTGCGTGCGCTGGTGCCCGGTCCAGACGCGCTTCTGAAACCGGAAACGCTGCGGCAGATGATGACGAACCAATTGCCGTCAGGCCAGACCATCCGCTTCGCCAATCTCGGGCCGATGCCCGGCAAGGGCTTTGGCCTCGGCGGCGCCGTGACCTTTGCGCCGACGCCGTTCGATCCCCCGAATTCCGCCGGCGAATTCCAGTGGGGCGGGCTCGCCGGCACACATTGGTGGATCTGTCCCGAGGCCAATACTGCCGGTGTCCTGATGGCCCAGCGCCACATGGGCTTCTGGAATCCATTCTTCTTCGAGTTCAAGCGCCTGGCCTACCGGGCGGTCGGAGGCTGACTCGGACGGGCACCCGACAGAGATGCACGACGTGCCAAACTATCTCGGCCTCGACGGATTTCGCTTCGGCTGGGTCGCGGCCTGGATCGAGGGACGCGGCGATCATGGTTTCGATTATTCGCCTGGCCTGGCGCGTCTGCTCGCAATGCCGCATGCGCGTGCGATGATCGACATGCCGATCGGATTGAACCCGAGCGGTTATCGAACGTGCGATTTGCGTGCGCGCGAAATGGTGGGCCCAGCCGTATTTCTCGGCGCCCGCCGCGATCTCTGGACATTTTCCGACATGGCGACGGCCAATCGCCACTATTGGGAGCACGAGGGCAAGGGCAGGGGTGTCTCGGCCCAGCTCTGGAATATCAGGGACAAGATCAAGGACGTCGATGAGATCATGACGCCGGAGCGGCAGGCGACGATCGGCGAGGCGCATCCGGAATTGATCTTCTGGAATCTGGCAGGGCGAGTCCGGCTCGCGACGAAAACTTCGGCGGAAGGCCGCGAGCAGCGCATGGCGCTGCTGGCGCAACACGGGTTCACCAGCCTGCCAAGATGGCTGATGCAGCGCCACGGCACCGGCATCGGCCGCGACGATCTCATCGATGCCTGCGCCTGCGCAGTCGCGGCGCGGGACAGCATGCAGCGTGTCGGCGGGGTTGAGATCGATCCGCGCGGGTTGCGGATGGAAATCAATTATTGAGGCGATCGGCGGGCCGAGCCGCATTCGGGAAAAATAGGCAATTTATTTGAAGCCTGCAGGAACTGGCAATAGTCGGCCGGCGTTCCCGTTCGAACATAGGACAGAGAAACCCGTGCGATGAAGGATGCCAGTCAGTTCGCAACCGCGATGCTCGCGCTTGTTTTTACCGGAGCGCTGCTCGTCACCGGGCAGCTCTTCATCGAGCAGCGTGCCCAGCGCGACGTGGTCTACGCCACCGCTCATCTGCTGCGGCCATTGTGACCGGGATTCGCGGCAGGACGTTTGATGTGACGACGGTCCGGCCTTGCGCCATGTTGCGGCTCGCCTAGATTAGTTGGAATCTCACGCAAGCAGCTTGGGTCCTGATGTCCGATCTCTCCGCCTTTCCGATCACGAAGCGCTGGCCAGCCGAACATCCCGAGTTGCTTCAGCTTTATTCATTACCGACGCCGAACGGCGTCAAGGTCTCGATCATGCTGGAGGAGATCGGGCTTCCTTACGAAGTCCATCTCGTCGACTTCGGCAAGGACGACCAGAAGACGCCGGAATTCCTCTCGCTCAATCCGAACGGCAAGATCCCGGCAGTCCTCGATCCCGACGGCCCCGGCGGCAAGCCGCTGCCGCTATTCGAGTCCGGTGCGATTCTGCAATATCTCGCGGAGAAGACGGGCAAGCTGCTGCCGCAGGATGCTGCGCGGCGCTACCAGACGATCCAGTGGGTACATTTCCAGATGGGCGGCATCGGGCCGATGTTCGGCCAGGTCGGCTTCTTCCATAAATTCGCCGGCAAGGATTTTGAAGACAAGCGTCCGCTGGAGCGTTACGTCGGCGAGTCCAGGCGCCTGCTCGGTGTGATGGAGACGCATCTCGCCGGCCGGCAATGGTTCATGGATGACGACTACACCATCGCCGATATCTCCATGCTCGGCTGGGTCCGCAACCTCGTCGGCTTTTACGGCGCTGCCGACCTCGTCGCATTCAGCCAGTTCAAGTCGGTCGGCGCCTGGCTCGAACGCGGGCTGGCGCGGCCGGCGGTGCAGCGTGGGCTGAATATTCCGAAGCGTCCGTGAGACGATCCCTAGAACAGGCGCCCGCCGTTCGGCACGGGCTTGCTCGGCTGCATCAGCACGACCTTGCCGTCGGCATCGGGAAAGCCGAGCGTCAGCACCTCCGAGACGACAGGTCCGATCTGGCGCGGCGGGAAATTGACGACGGCGGCGACCTGCTGTCCCACCAGCGACTCGAGCGGATGGTTCTCGGTGATCTGCGCCGAGCTCTTGCGCACACCGATCGCGGGGCCGAAGTCGATCCACAGCCGCCAGGCCGGCTTGCGCGCCTCCGGAAACGGCTTGGCATCGACGATGGTGCCGACGCGGATATCGACCGCGAGGAAGGTGTTGAAGTCGATGGTCGGCGAGGCGGATGCGGCGGGATCGTGGGTGACGTGCATGATGGGTCCGTTCGGAAGGATCGAAGGCGTTGTTCGCAATATTGTCGCGCGAGGCGGAGTTTCGTACAACGCCAGGGGATCACGATAAGACGCATGCGCGAGGACCGTCTTGCCCAACATCATCTACGGCATCAAGAACTGCGACACCATGAAGAAGGCGCGCGCCTGGCTCGACACCCATGGCGTCGCCTATGAGTTCCACGACTACAAGACTGCGGGCGTCGAGAAGGACAAGCTCAAGCAATGGAGCGACAAGCTCGGCTGGGAGGTGCTGCTCAATCGCGCCGGTACGACTTTCAAGAAGCTGCCCGATGCCGAGAAGGAAGGCCTGACCGAGAAGAAGGCGCTCGCGCTGATGCTAGCGCAACCATCGATGATCAAGCGGCCGGTGCTTGAAATCGGCAGCAAGGTCCTGGTCGGCTTCAAGCCTGACATCTACGACAAGGAAGTCGGCGCCAAATCGCGCTAAGCGTCAATTCAGCTCGATGATCTCGGCAGTGACGCCAGGACCGGCCGGCTGATCGGCGAATTCGACAATTTCGGCGGCGGCGATGCGGCCGGGGACGCGGTGAAACAGGTCGCGGTCGATCACCGTGCGCAGCTTCGGCCGCGGCAGCGTGTCATTTCCGCGCAGCAGATTCTTGATTTCGAAGCCGCCGTCCTCGCAGAAGGTCTTGAGCGAGGCGATGACATGGCTGACCTTGCCGTCGGCCTGGAACGGCAGCAGCAGCCGTTCATAAGCGACGACGCGACCATAGATGTCGTCGACGTCCGCAACGCTATAGACCGGAAGCCCGCGCGCGACGCATTTGTGATAGACCGGCATCACGAACGGCGCGAGCCGCAGTCCGACATAGTCCTGCAGCAGAACGCCCTTGCCGGTGTGGCCGTAGGCGCGCGAGATTCGCGAGCCTTCGCTCTGGATGGTCAGGCGTGGCGTCGGCGTCGAATTGTCCACCGTGTAGTAGACGAGATCGGACAGCTCTTCCTCGAGCCGCGCGGGCTGATACTCCGAGATCGCTGGGGTCATCTGCTGGCGCGTATAGAGTCGCAGCCACGTGTTGAGGAGGTCACGCTGCTTGATCGACTTGACGACGGAGGGAGTGGCGCTGGCGAAATCCAAGATAATATCCCCGGCGTACGAAACTCGCGCATAATACCGCTTGCGGGAAAATTTTTGATGAAGGCTGGCGCGCGGGACCAAAGACCGTTAACGACGCGTTGATGACCGGTACCTTGCGAACCGGGAGGCCGGCAGGCGGCATCACAAACCTCCAACTAAGGGAGCATAAGTCTCCCGGCCGGAGGCCTGACCTGCTCAGCTTTCCGCCTTGCCTAACCCCCGTCACCTCCGGCATATTCCGCGCCCGGAGGCGGCGTTCCGGGACAAGGCTCCGAGGCCGCCGGAAGCCGAAGTAAACAAGGACAGCCACGCGCGGCTCGCGCGGGCAGGGGGAAATCTGTTTGGCCGATGAGTTCATTCTCGAAACGGAAGGCTTGACCAAGGAGTTTGCGGGCTTCTTCGCCGTCCGCGACGTTGCGCTCAAGGTTCGCCGTGGGAGCATCCACGCGTTGATCGGCCCGAACGGTGCCGGCAAGACGACGTGCTTCAATCTCCTGACCAAGTTCCTCAAACCGTCTGCCGGAAAAATCCTGTACAAGGGACAGGACATCACCGCGATGGCGCCCGCCGACGTGGCGCGCTTGGGACTGGTGCGTTCATTCCAGATCTCGGCGGTGTTTCCGCACATGACCGCGTTGGAAAATGTTCGCGTCGCGCTTCAGCGGCAGCACGGCAGCTCCTTCGATTTCTGGCGTTCCAAATCGGTGCTGAACCGCTACAACAATCGTGCGCTGGAATTATTGAACGATGTCGGTCTCAGCGAGTTTGCCAACACGCCGGCGGTCGAGATGCCCTATGGGCGAAAGCGCGCATTGGAGATCGCAACCACGCTCGCGCTCGACCCGGAGATGATGCTCCTGGACGAGCCGATGGCCGGCATGGGCCACGAGGACATCGACAAGATCGCGGCGCTGATCAAACGTATCTCGGCGAAATATACCATCCTGATGGTCGAACATAACTTAAGCGTCGTAGCCAATCTCTCCGACATCATCACCGTGCTAACGCGCGGGCAGGTGCTCGCGCAGGGCAATTACGCCGAGCTCACCAAAGACGAGCGCGTCAAGGAAGCCTATCTGGGAGCCGGTCATGCCTGAGACTGCCAACGCGGACGCTCCCGCAAAGGCCACAACGGGCGGCAACATCCTCCAGGTTCGGAACCTGGAGGGCTGGTACGGCGAGTCCCACATCCTGCACGGGATCAATTTCGACGTGAATGCGGGCGAGGTCGTCACCCTGCTCGGACGTAACGGCGCCGGCAAGACGACGACGCTGAAGTCGATTATGGGCATCCTCGGCAAGCGTGCCGGCTCGATCAAATTCAACAACCAGGAGATCATCCGCGCGACCTCCGACAAGATCGCGCGCATGGGCATCGCGTTCTGCCCGGAGGAGCGGGGGATTTTCTCCAGTCTCGACGTGCGGGAGAATTTGTTGCTGCCGCCCGTGGTGCGCCCGGGCGGCTTGCCACTCGAGCAGATATTCGATCTATTTCCGAACCTGAAGGAACGCCTCAACAGCCAGGGCACCAAGCTGTCCGGCGGTGAACAGCAGATGCTTGCGATCGCGCGCATCCTGCGCACCGGCGCGAGCTTCCTGATGCTGGACGAGCCGACCGAAGGACTTGCGCCTGTCATCATTCAGCAGATCGGCCACACCATTGCGCGGCTCAAGAAGGAGGGCTTTACGATCCTCCTTGTCGAGCAGAACTTCCGCTTCGCATCCACCGTTGCCGACCGCTACTACGTCGTCGAGCACGGCAAGGTCATTGACGGATTTTCCAATGCGGAGCTTGCCGCCAATATGGACAAGCTCCACACCTATCTCGGCGTCTAGGACGGCCCAAGGCAGGACGGCCAAAAGAACACGGCGAAGAGGATTTCAAGGGAAGTCACATGAAAAAGTCGATTGCATCGTTGTTGTTGGGCACGGCGTTGGCCGTCACCACCACAGGCGCCGCCTTCGCGCAGGACAAGACCGTCAAGATCGGTGCGCTGTCCGATCAGTCCGGCCTCTATGCCGACCTCGGCGGCCCCGGCTCGACGCTCGCCGCGCAGATGGCCGTCGAAGACTCCGGCCTCGCGGGCAAGGGCTGGAAGATCGACATCATCTCCGGCGACCACCAGAACAAGCCGGATATCGGCACCGCGATCGCGCGGCAGTGGTTCGATGTCGACAAGGTCGACATCATCGTCGACGTGCCGAACTCCGGCGTGGCGCTGGCCGTCAACAACGTCGTCAAGGAAAAGAACGGCGTCTACATCAATTCGGGCGCGGCGACCTCGGACCTCACCAACGCGCAGTGCTCGCCCAACACCGTGCACTGGACCTACGATACTTACATGTTGGCCCATACCACGGGCCAGGCGCTGGTGAAGGCCGGTGGTGACACTTGGTTCTTCCTGACCGCCGACTATGCCTTCGGCGCGGCGCTCGAGCGCGACACCACGGCCGTCATCACCGCCAACGGCGGCAAGGTCGTCGGTGG
Encoded proteins:
- a CDS encoding PAS domain-containing protein; this encodes MDFASATPSVVKSIKQRDLLNTWLRLYTRQQMTPAISEYQPARLEEELSDLVYYTVDNSTPTPRLTIQSEGSRISRAYGHTGKGVLLQDYVGLRLAPFVMPVYHKCVARGLPVYSVADVDDIYGRVVAYERLLLPFQADGKVSHVIASLKTFCEDGGFEIKNLLRGNDTLPRPKLRTVIDRDLFHRVPGRIAAAEIVEFADQPAGPGVTAEIIELN
- a CDS encoding glutathione S-transferase N-terminal domain-containing protein — its product is MSDLSAFPITKRWPAEHPELLQLYSLPTPNGVKVSIMLEEIGLPYEVHLVDFGKDDQKTPEFLSLNPNGKIPAVLDPDGPGGKPLPLFESGAILQYLAEKTGKLLPQDAARRYQTIQWVHFQMGGIGPMFGQVGFFHKFAGKDFEDKRPLERYVGESRRLLGVMETHLAGRQWFMDDDYTIADISMLGWVRNLVGFYGAADLVAFSQFKSVGAWLERGLARPAVQRGLNIPKRP
- a CDS encoding ABC transporter ATP-binding protein, with protein sequence MPETANADAPAKATTGGNILQVRNLEGWYGESHILHGINFDVNAGEVVTLLGRNGAGKTTTLKSIMGILGKRAGSIKFNNQEIIRATSDKIARMGIAFCPEERGIFSSLDVRENLLLPPVVRPGGLPLEQIFDLFPNLKERLNSQGTKLSGGEQQMLAIARILRTGASFLMLDEPTEGLAPVIIQQIGHTIARLKKEGFTILLVEQNFRFASTVADRYYVVEHGKVIDGFSNAELAANMDKLHTYLGV
- a CDS encoding ABC transporter ATP-binding protein, which codes for MADEFILETEGLTKEFAGFFAVRDVALKVRRGSIHALIGPNGAGKTTCFNLLTKFLKPSAGKILYKGQDITAMAPADVARLGLVRSFQISAVFPHMTALENVRVALQRQHGSSFDFWRSKSVLNRYNNRALELLNDVGLSEFANTPAVEMPYGRKRALEIATTLALDPEMMLLDEPMAGMGHEDIDKIAALIKRISAKYTILMVEHNLSVVANLSDIITVLTRGQVLAQGNYAELTKDERVKEAYLGAGHA
- a CDS encoding ArsC family reductase yields the protein MPNIIYGIKNCDTMKKARAWLDTHGVAYEFHDYKTAGVEKDKLKQWSDKLGWEVLLNRAGTTFKKLPDAEKEGLTEKKALALMLAQPSMIKRPVLEIGSKVLVGFKPDIYDKEVGAKSR
- a CDS encoding tRNA-binding protein translates to MHVTHDPAASASPTIDFNTFLAVDIRVGTIVDAKPFPEARKPAWRLWIDFGPAIGVRKSSAQITENHPLESLVGQQVAAVVNFPPRQIGPVVSEVLTLGFPDADGKVVLMQPSKPVPNGGRLF